Genomic window (Lycium barbarum isolate Lr01 chromosome 2, ASM1917538v2, whole genome shotgun sequence):
CTCTTTAAAACAGAATTCAAGCATGTGGTAGGCGTCTCATTCCCCACATTCAATCCAACTCCTGCGAAGTAATTATCAACATCAAAGAACTCCAATGTAATTTCTCCAAATCGATAGACTGAAAGGAGATAGAAACAGCTACAGATGTTCATCAGTCAATTTAGAATGATCCGAAAAGGGATTTAGAAAATTAGCTATGTTAACCAAGACGCAAGAGTAAGAAAACATTCTGACTAACTAAATTCATTAAGTTTGCAAGAAACCCCAAAAGTTTGTAGTAGCATGCAGAGTTTATTCTTTATTTTGGGCATGAAGAGAGAATAAAATAGACATCAGTAAATTCTGACTAACTAAATTCATTAAGTTTGCAAGAAACCCCAAAAGTTTGTAGTAGCATGCAGAGTTTATTCTTTATTTTGGGCATGAAGAGAGAATAAAATAGACATCAGTAAGACAgtactttctttttctttttggtaaGTAAAATGACTGAGCCAGTTTACCAGCACTAACATAGAACTTCTTTGACCTATATACAGATGTGCTTAGAATGCCTCCCACTTTAAGGCAACCTAAATATAGATCATTTGGCCACTTTATTCGAACATCAAGATGTGGAGTTCCCTGTAACACATTACGCAGCCAAGAACAACAAGGAAAGTAAGTATAACTTATCAACAGTTATTCTAAATCAAGTAAACGATGTACATGTTACAAAAGCTTCTATACAGCAAACATCTAGTTTCAACAAATCCTGTCCTACCACTCCTATTTTATCCATATGTATAATTGAAATTGTTCAAATACAtactacaataacaacaacaacatatccagagtaatcccacaagtggggtctggggagggtggtgtgtacgcagccttacccctaccttatgaaggtagagaggttgtttctggtagacccttggctcaagtaAAGCAACATGATAAAGTTAGACATCAAATAATAAAAGTACCTTGACGACAGGTTTCATACATCGAAAGTTCAGTGAGAACATTACAGGGATTTATCTCATTTGATAGTGATACAAAGTCAAACATGATCACTAGATGGAATAAACTTAACACATTCCAGCTAATATAAATTAGGAGATCTGAATGGACATGCTGGTAGAGATAATGATGCTTTCAACCGAGCACATGAGAGATTCGATAATGAGTGGCAGGATATATGCAGGAAAGGCTACTTTAGAGTTTACCTTAACTTTTGATTTAAATGTACTTGAAAAAGAGGGAAACACACTTAGATAACATTTAAGAGTAAAGATGTTAACCACATATCAAATAAATGATGCCTATATGTGAGGACTTCAAGGTTATATCAGGAGAAGCCCTAACCACCAGCAGTGATTAGGTGGTCTTGGAGGAAGTAAAGTAGGGAAGCAATAAAGACAAAGAATTCCATGGAACAAGGAATTCGGTGGTGGATACTAAAAGGCTTTTCTTCTAAATTTCTTATATTTAGCTCTTATTAGGCTTAGCAAATTCACTCTTTCTGCTTAAGACAATCACAACTACGGGAGTCTACCCTTCAAAATGGAAACCATCTTTAATACAAAAGTTCTAGACAACGTAGTGGTGATTCATAGTCTCCTGGCATAAGCagagcaattaggagcattattTTGCCAAATACCGACGGAGTTCAGGAAATACTCCTGTTCATCAATACAGCATGAATAAATGACGATAGAAATCATTAATAATTTAGGCAAATCTAGACAAAACAAAGTAATTAATAGAAAAGTCTGACAGAGAATCTTGTAACTCAAGAAGAACCAAAAACCTATGTCAATGCTCCATATCATAGGCAGCTGTATCAACTGAATCTACCTGAAATTTGATATAAGTTCATCCTACAGTTCACTGAGTAATTCAGTGGGCCCTGATAATTATCCAGGTTTTCCCTTTCACAATCATCTCTTTCCTGAATACCTCCTAACTCAAGTAACATTCTTTAGGAAACAGGAGAATCTCTTTAGCAGACCAATAAGCACTAAGCAATAATTGTCCACAAGTACTGTATACAATTCTTCACAGACCATCCATCATATAACTGCTTTAATTTCCAAGTACACGAACTAAACGGCAAAACCATATAATCTACATGTGTAAAAACTAATGGTTTCATTGACACAATCAGATAGAGAATATATAACTTAATAAGTGAGAAAACTTTAGTTCAATGTTTAAGCAATGTTGACATACAGTCACACTTATCTCCTACTTCTGTTTCCCATACACTGATTGACCAATCCAATTTCAATTTCAGGATGCCAGTACACATATTTGTAATATAAGTACTTACCTTTTCCAAACAGACAGCCTTAATGGCCTCTGTCATGGCAAGACAGACTACATACTGCACATGTGGCACCACTCTGCCATCCTCCATTTGtattgaaaatgaaaataaaaggcAACCCTTTGGTGATTGCCACACATTACTTGAACGGCCTTCAGAGGTAATTAAACATATAATCAAATCAAAGTAAAATATGAATAAATGTTGGCAAACATGATAAGAGCAAAAAATCTGCAATACACAAAATAGAGCAACTGCAATTTTTGATACCTAATCTATAACtcatgcattttttttttctattagtTTTTTATTGAACAAATAATACCCTAACGTTAAAGCAACAAGGGAGAATGGGACCTTCTCTAACTTCCATTCATTGTTAATGGAAAAGGTCACGCCATCTATGCTTTTCTAAAGGTCCAAAAGCCATTCTTACTAATTCATAGTCTGTGGAGGGAACAAAATGGCACATTTGGTTCCAAAATCCACCTCTAACCTCATCAATCTTCATACAATATTCAGTCTTCTTAACATAGCTACAGAAGTTGATTGTTTTATATTTCAAAGACAACAACAGTCCAGTTCTATAATATTTCTTACAAAAGTGAAATGCAATCGCAATTGCAAGAGAGAGAGCATAAAATTGGTTGCACAAAATGGAATAGACCAGCATGTGCTAATATAAGCACTTAATTGGATTGTACCACAGAAATAAAGTATATAGTTCACTAGAACAAAATTAATAGCTTTTGCGCCCTCCATTTGAAAGTCAGATCATTATGTATACAACTTAAAAAGATTCCGACTTTCAGAGTTAAAAATGCAGGGATATCCACATACCTCTCCCTTTCAGTTGCACATCAGCAACACACACTGTACCAACTGGTAAGTCAGAGTTATTTCTGCCATACACAAACAATAAAATGAATAAAAGAAAAAGTTACAGTATCAATAACCAATTAGCAAGCAGGTTCAACTTGTAAGTAAAGAGTTTTCACAATATCAAACAGGTaattatatatacttaagcatGCTAATCTAAATTAAGGTAAATAACTTGCAGTCTATAACAACATCCTTATATAAGGACACTTCACTATAACAGGCTATATTTTCTGTGGAACCaatctttcatgttatgttaaATTATATGTTCCCTATAATAGCAATTCGGTATAGCAGCCAAAAATATCGGAACAAACGACGTCGATATGGAGAGATTTGACTGTACAAGCAAAACGTTGAACTGTTACAGTAACATATTGTATAGTATCGTATTGGATTGTATTATATATAAATGAATACAATATTttgatagactgtatcgtttcttgtggtttaataacattttatGTAACAACGGGTCTATAAGACCATACAATataattttaagaataatgaAAACAAACATGCTATTAACGAAGATAGGGATCGGTTAATTACTGTGAAATAACGTCATGAGTTGAAGACAATTTAGGAGAGTAAATAAGTAGTCTCCCAAAACGCCTAGTCGAAAGTGATTTAAAGTATTCTTCGATTCGAAACGCGTCGTTTTCGAATGTTGTTTTGAGCTCTGAATGAAGAACAACATCAACTTGTTCACCATTTTTATGCAGTTGAAGGGTATTTTTGTCCTTTAATACCTTTGCCACGTCATTCTCTTCATTGGATTTGCCAGAGAGTAGAAGCAGCGTTTGTGCGGGGTCTTTTGGCTCCATTTTAACGGGTGATGACGATGAGGAGAAAGCTTTGAGGTATGGAAAATTGGGAATTTTTGGAAGAGAATGTGTGAAAAATATGCCTTTGAATTGAGAAATCATTAGTTTTCAATGACGGAGAAATTAACGCTGAAGGTTTATATATTCAGGAGTCCTGTGTTTGTTGGTGAATTAGTGCCTGCCAGAGCAATTTTTGTAGTGTCAATATGAAGTACAAACAGTGTAGCACAAGGTACGACTTTAATTGCACATGTGTAAGATGGCA
Coding sequences:
- the LOC132627044 gene encoding biotin--protein ligase 2-like; the protein is MISQFKGIFFTHSLPKIPNFPYLKAFSSSSSPVKMEPKDPAQTLLLLSGKSNEENDVAKVLKDKNTLQLHKNGEQVDVVLHSELKTTFENDAFRIEEYFKSLSTRRFGRLLIYSPKLSSTHDVISQNNSDLPVGTVCVADVQLKGRGRSSNVWQSPKGCLLFSFSIQMEDGRVVPHVQYVVCLAMTEAIKAVCLEKGTPHLDVRIKWPNDLYLGCLKVGGILSTSVYRSKKFYVSAGVGLNVGNETPTTCLNSVLKRVNPLSRELKREDIVAAFFNKFENLYDVFSEQGFQALEELYYRTWLHSGQRVIVQERSDDQDQCVENVVTIQGLASSGYLLGITDDGQMCELHPDGNSFDFFKGLIKRKMS